In Brevibacillus brevis, a genomic segment contains:
- a CDS encoding arginine deiminase family protein, with protein MRVNVQGERWFPSEKVFSEDMPELWGNWYCDSEVGTLRSVLMRRPGQEIEIVNESNFSEFRWKAAMVPERARAQQDALAQIYRDHGIEVHYVENMREDKPNALYLRDLVVTTPEGAIVCRPAIEARRGEERYVAEQLAKLGVPIIKTINGDGFFDGACLMWVDRRTVIIGTGARANEAGAKQVEAELRNLGVTDFIRFPIPYGHAHIDGLLNIADKRTVVLFPWQVPYDVVKPLLDRDFTVIEATNPVEVKETFCTNFVALQPGKVVMPAGNPETKAKMEMAGIEVIETEMDEIIKGWGSIHCMTAFLRRDPLVID; from the coding sequence ATGAGAGTGAATGTACAAGGCGAGCGTTGGTTCCCGTCGGAAAAGGTATTCTCGGAGGATATGCCCGAGCTGTGGGGCAACTGGTATTGTGATTCAGAGGTGGGCACGCTTCGTTCCGTCTTGATGAGAAGGCCGGGTCAGGAAATCGAAATCGTAAACGAGAGCAATTTCTCGGAGTTCCGCTGGAAGGCGGCGATGGTGCCGGAGCGGGCTCGGGCTCAGCAGGATGCATTGGCCCAGATCTACCGGGATCACGGAATTGAGGTTCACTACGTGGAAAACATGCGGGAAGACAAGCCGAATGCCCTGTATTTGCGAGACCTGGTCGTAACGACACCAGAGGGAGCTATCGTCTGTCGGCCGGCGATCGAAGCGCGGCGGGGGGAAGAGAGGTACGTCGCCGAACAGTTGGCCAAGCTGGGTGTGCCGATCATCAAGACGATCAACGGTGATGGTTTTTTCGATGGTGCATGCCTGATGTGGGTCGATCGGCGGACAGTCATCATCGGTACAGGGGCTCGGGCCAACGAGGCAGGGGCGAAGCAGGTCGAAGCAGAGCTGCGCAATCTCGGAGTGACCGATTTCATTCGCTTTCCGATTCCGTATGGACACGCTCATATCGATGGGCTCCTGAACATTGCGGATAAACGGACGGTGGTCCTGTTCCCTTGGCAGGTTCCCTACGATGTTGTCAAACCGCTGTTAGACAGAGATTTTACAGTAATCGAAGCGACCAATCCGGTCGAAGTGAAAGAGACCTTTTGCACGAATTTCGTAGCTCTTCAGCCGGGAAAAGTCGTCATGCCGGCGGGGAATCCGGAGACGAAAGCCAAGATGGAGATGGCCGGGATCGAGGTGATCGAGACGGAAATGGACGAGATCATAAAGGGGTGGGGCTCCATCCACTGTATGACGGCGTTTTTGCGCAGAGATCCGCTGGTCATCGACTGA
- the cyoD gene encoding cytochrome o ubiquinol oxidase subunit IV has product MTQHEHHGDHHNHGSLKSYVIGFILSIVLTIIPLVLVMNSMLSKTATVITIMVMAILQFVVQLFFFMHIREGEKPRYNVQTLVLGLVIVFTIIAGSIWIMTFNKY; this is encoded by the coding sequence ATGACACAACATGAACACCATGGAGATCATCACAATCACGGATCGCTCAAATCGTATGTGATCGGCTTTATTCTGTCGATTGTGCTCACCATCATTCCGCTGGTGCTGGTCATGAACTCTATGCTCAGCAAAACCGCAACGGTAATTACCATCATGGTGATGGCGATCCTGCAGTTCGTCGTGCAGCTGTTCTTCTTCATGCACATTCGCGAAGGCGAAAAGCCGCGCTACAACGTACAGACGCTGGTCCTCGGTCTGGTGATCGTCTTCACGATCATCGCCGGATCGATCTGGATCATGACGTTCAACAAGTATTAA
- a CDS encoding amino acid ABC transporter ATP-binding protein, producing MIRIKQVNKSFGSVRVLKDIDLEIPQSHVYALIGPSGAGKSTLIRSINALESIQGGEIIVDGISVHDRKTDINRLRSDIGFVFQSFNLYPHLTAVENVAIAPIQVKKVPKEQAEEKARALLASLGLGEKFGSYPAQLSGGQQQRVAIARALAMDPKVMLFDEPTSALDPEMIKEVLDAIRNLASTGMTMVVVTHEMGFAREICNQIVFMADGKIVEVASPEVFFTNPQTDRAKDFLSKVLNH from the coding sequence GTGATCCGAATCAAGCAGGTGAACAAAAGCTTCGGAAGCGTACGAGTATTGAAAGACATCGATCTGGAGATCCCGCAGTCGCACGTCTACGCCCTGATCGGACCAAGCGGCGCGGGCAAAAGCACGCTGATTCGCAGTATCAACGCACTGGAGTCCATCCAGGGCGGAGAGATTATCGTAGATGGCATTTCTGTCCATGACAGGAAGACCGACATCAATCGTCTTCGTTCCGACATTGGTTTCGTCTTTCAATCGTTCAATTTGTATCCTCATCTTACGGCTGTGGAGAATGTCGCCATTGCCCCGATACAAGTGAAAAAGGTGCCGAAAGAGCAGGCAGAAGAAAAGGCAAGAGCACTGCTGGCCTCCCTCGGGCTGGGAGAAAAATTCGGGTCATATCCTGCTCAGCTTTCCGGCGGGCAGCAGCAGCGGGTGGCCATTGCCCGGGCGTTGGCGATGGATCCAAAGGTGATGCTGTTCGATGAACCGACCTCAGCGCTTGATCCGGAGATGATCAAGGAAGTCCTCGACGCCATCCGGAATCTGGCGTCCACTGGAATGACGATGGTCGTCGTTACCCACGAGATGGGGTTTGCCCGGGAAATTTGCAATCAGATCGTATTTATGGCGGATGGAAAGATCGTGGAAGTGGCTTCACCTGAAGTGTTCTTTACCAATCCCCAGACAGATCGGGCGAAGGATTTTCTCTCCAAGGTATTAAATCACTAG
- a CDS encoding response regulator, with protein sequence MSDKPITVMIVEDDEIAARIYEQFTQKLDGFQIIATATTGRQALDMLQVVTPDVLLLDNYLPDMHGIDLLREVRKQFRGIDAVMITAANDVETVREAIRGGAFSYIIKPIMIDKFMSTLEQYASTRRQLQQQTTMDQSAVDKLFTKAAPSSAPRPSEGVAVLPKGIDKLTLKLIRDKMQATGHSVNADDLAAMAGMSHSTVRRYLEFLVSINEVTVETFYGTVGRPERKYRWAAGADKMMRDA encoded by the coding sequence ATGTCAGACAAGCCTATTACCGTCATGATCGTGGAAGATGACGAGATCGCAGCGAGGATTTACGAGCAGTTCACACAAAAGCTGGACGGATTCCAGATCATTGCCACTGCCACGACTGGCAGGCAGGCATTGGACATGCTTCAGGTCGTCACCCCCGATGTGCTGCTCCTGGACAATTATTTGCCGGACATGCACGGGATCGACCTGCTTCGCGAGGTACGGAAGCAGTTTCGCGGAATCGACGCGGTGATGATCACAGCGGCGAACGACGTGGAAACGGTGCGCGAGGCGATACGCGGCGGCGCATTCAGCTACATCATCAAGCCGATCATGATCGACAAATTCATGTCGACCCTGGAGCAATACGCGAGCACGCGCCGCCAGCTGCAGCAGCAAACCACGATGGACCAGTCCGCCGTCGACAAGCTGTTCACAAAGGCGGCTCCCTCCTCCGCTCCGAGGCCGAGCGAAGGCGTCGCTGTACTCCCGAAAGGAATCGACAAGCTGACTCTCAAGCTGATTCGCGACAAAATGCAGGCGACCGGCCACAGCGTGAATGCGGACGACTTGGCAGCCATGGCCGGCATGAGCCATTCCACGGTACGCAGATACCTGGAGTTCTTGGTCTCGATCAACGAAGTGACCGTCGAGACGTTCTACGGAACAGTCGGCCGTCCTGAACGGAAGTACCGCTGGGCTGCTGGGGCAGACAAGATGATGCGGGATGCGTAG
- a CDS encoding amino acid ABC transporter permease yields MGGSWSVIPQNLDLLWDGLLLTLQLSACALLVSIPVGILLGLCRISRNRVVSFLAVSYVEFIRGVPLLVLLMWIYFVLGKILKLGPFWSGVVGLGLFSAAFIAEIVRAGIQAVPRGQMEAARSSGMSYVQAMRLIILPQAFRKVLPPMASQFITLIKDSSLVSVISVVDLTLVAKNLVATSFRALEVWTFVAILYFCITFFLSQLISLLERRYRVSD; encoded by the coding sequence ATGGGTGGATCGTGGAGTGTGATTCCGCAAAATCTTGATTTGCTATGGGACGGCTTGCTGTTAACGCTGCAATTGTCCGCATGTGCGCTGCTCGTCAGCATACCAGTGGGAATCCTGCTGGGCCTTTGCAGGATTTCCCGCAATCGGGTTGTTTCTTTTCTGGCGGTCAGCTATGTGGAATTTATCCGTGGTGTTCCCTTGCTGGTCCTGTTAATGTGGATTTACTTTGTTCTTGGAAAGATCTTGAAGCTGGGACCTTTTTGGTCAGGTGTTGTCGGCTTGGGACTGTTTTCCGCAGCATTCATCGCGGAAATCGTCCGGGCAGGGATTCAAGCTGTGCCCCGTGGACAGATGGAAGCAGCGCGCTCTTCAGGAATGAGCTATGTTCAGGCCATGCGCCTTATCATATTGCCGCAAGCGTTCCGCAAAGTGCTGCCGCCCATGGCTTCCCAATTTATCACGCTGATCAAGGACTCTTCTCTGGTTTCGGTCATCTCCGTGGTTGATCTGACGCTGGTCGCCAAAAACCTGGTTGCGACTTCCTTTCGCGCCTTGGAAGTGTGGACCTTTGTCGCCATTCTGTATTTCTGCATCACGTTTTTCCTGTCGCAATTAATCAGTTTGCTCGAGCGGCGATATCGCGTATCGGATTAA
- a CDS encoding GNAT family N-acetyltransferase, which produces MAGQVHLATPSMEWREEYMAFYQEWKQSGERIVPWIVDKDPTDFAAYVRFLQDESLGANLRPGWVATSTYWLVNEQGKIAGAVNIRHGLTDKLLETGGHIGYGVVPSQRRKGYATQILAQSLQKARELGITRVLVTCDRGNAGSEKTIVKNSGVFESEFIEADGNVVRRFWIEL; this is translated from the coding sequence ATGGCGGGTCAGGTGCACTTGGCGACTCCATCCATGGAGTGGCGAGAAGAGTATATGGCTTTTTACCAAGAGTGGAAGCAAAGCGGGGAGAGGATCGTCCCGTGGATCGTGGACAAGGACCCGACCGACTTCGCGGCGTACGTTCGCTTTTTGCAGGACGAAAGTCTCGGCGCGAATCTGCGGCCGGGGTGGGTGGCGACGTCTACGTATTGGCTGGTCAACGAGCAGGGCAAGATCGCAGGAGCGGTCAATATACGCCATGGTTTGACGGACAAGCTGCTGGAAACGGGAGGCCATATCGGCTACGGGGTGGTTCCGTCCCAGCGGAGAAAAGGCTACGCTACCCAGATTCTCGCGCAGTCGCTGCAAAAGGCGAGGGAGCTGGGGATCACGCGTGTGCTTGTGACATGCGATCGGGGCAATGCCGGCTCGGAGAAGACCATCGTAAAAAACAGCGGCGTATTCGAGTCGGAATTCATCGAAGCGGACGGCAATGTAGTGCGGCGGTTTTGGATCGAGCTGTAG
- the qoxA gene encoding cytochrome aa3 quinol oxidase subunit II gives MSGGKMLRQFHFWVLAALATVLLSGCGNDYLVLNPKGPVAETQYNLIIISVILCAIIIVPVLALTAFIVYRYRDTPENKAPYKPTWAHNTALEVIWWGIPVVIIAILGYFTVRDTYALKENPNQAVKPMTIQVTALDWKWMFTYPDQNIATVNYLEIPAGVPIHFQVSAEAPMNSFWVPELGGQIYAMSGMATELYLQADKPGEFAGFSANFSGEGFAHMQFKVVAKPQNEFDQWVKEVKGTTPELTKEGYDELKKPGVSDEKMYSAFPKGLFEEIVQKYSHGHDMNHVFQPDGEATADDKGQNHDMSQMPGMDHSGMNH, from the coding sequence ATGAGTGGAGGAAAAATGCTGAGGCAATTTCATTTTTGGGTCTTGGCAGCTTTAGCAACCGTCCTGCTGTCCGGATGTGGAAATGATTATCTTGTCCTGAATCCGAAGGGACCCGTTGCCGAAACGCAGTACAATCTCATTATCATCTCGGTGATTTTGTGCGCAATCATAATTGTTCCCGTTCTCGCGCTTACCGCTTTTATCGTATATCGATATCGCGATACACCAGAGAACAAGGCACCTTACAAACCGACTTGGGCGCATAACACGGCTCTCGAGGTTATCTGGTGGGGGATTCCGGTCGTCATTATCGCCATTTTGGGCTATTTCACGGTGCGTGACACATACGCCTTGAAGGAGAACCCGAATCAAGCAGTGAAGCCGATGACAATCCAAGTCACGGCGCTGGATTGGAAATGGATGTTTACTTACCCGGATCAAAATATTGCTACGGTCAACTACTTAGAAATTCCAGCTGGTGTGCCGATTCATTTCCAAGTGTCTGCCGAAGCGCCAATGAACTCGTTCTGGGTACCTGAGCTGGGCGGCCAGATTTACGCGATGTCCGGCATGGCTACGGAGCTGTACCTGCAAGCCGATAAACCTGGCGAATTCGCTGGCTTTAGCGCGAACTTCTCGGGTGAAGGCTTTGCCCACATGCAGTTCAAAGTGGTAGCGAAGCCGCAAAACGAGTTTGACCAGTGGGTAAAAGAAGTGAAAGGCACGACGCCTGAATTGACCAAGGAAGGATACGATGAGCTGAAAAAGCCGGGCGTATCCGATGAAAAAATGTATTCTGCTTTCCCGAAAGGCTTGTTTGAAGAGATTGTTCAGAAATACAGCCACGGCCATGACATGAATCACGTCTTCCAACCGGACGGAGAAGCAACCGCCGATGACAAAGGACAGAACCATGACATGAGCCAGATGCCTGGAATGGATCATTCCGGCATGAATCACTAA
- a CDS encoding phosphotransferase has translation MKRLSGKLAQEYGVTVHRMERIPTPKHTSVFKLRTDLGTYILKSLHTSRDRQLFILEAEDYLREQGIRIPEVVPTLDGKPYVWWRRNVYVLQRFCPGGPINLRSSGKIKRAGSLLGQFHRVSVGFDSELSGRYVGSSSWIREYDDDLASIQAWKKRESRNPSAKIQAIMPYVRFFQQAGSTARDLLRRNAYFTEWCSLPVREHFLCHGDLHQRNILCDAAEATIMDWEDVRYDFPSKDLTRLLDSVIAHDPNWKAKKLHLLLSAYLQENPLTSQQKSLLFVDMAFPHIFERFLRKKIYVRMSLNQVKQFLRREKQKTKELLRRAREGQTAIQQEEASASSGITAAPCHREAIRGKMG, from the coding sequence GTGAAACGGCTGAGTGGGAAGCTTGCGCAGGAATACGGTGTTACGGTTCACCGCATGGAGCGGATCCCGACGCCCAAACATACAAGCGTTTTCAAACTTCGAACGGATCTGGGGACCTATATCCTCAAAAGCCTTCATACCTCGAGAGACCGTCAGCTGTTCATCCTTGAGGCGGAAGACTACCTGCGCGAACAGGGCATCCGCATCCCGGAGGTGGTTCCGACCCTGGATGGCAAGCCGTATGTTTGGTGGCGGAGGAATGTGTACGTCCTGCAGCGATTTTGCCCGGGAGGCCCGATCAATCTGCGCTCATCCGGCAAGATCAAGAGAGCGGGAAGCCTGCTCGGGCAATTCCACAGGGTGTCGGTGGGCTTTGATTCCGAGCTCAGCGGGCGATACGTAGGTTCGAGCAGCTGGATCCGGGAGTACGATGACGATTTGGCCTCGATACAGGCGTGGAAAAAGAGGGAAAGCCGCAACCCTTCCGCAAAGATCCAGGCAATCATGCCATACGTGCGGTTCTTTCAGCAGGCAGGAAGCACAGCGCGCGACTTGCTGCGCCGAAATGCGTACTTCACGGAATGGTGCAGCCTGCCGGTCCGGGAGCACTTTCTCTGCCATGGCGATTTGCATCAGCGCAATATTTTGTGCGATGCGGCTGAAGCGACGATCATGGATTGGGAAGATGTCCGGTACGATTTTCCTTCCAAGGATTTGACCCGTCTTCTCGACAGCGTCATCGCACACGACCCAAATTGGAAAGCGAAGAAGCTTCACCTGCTGCTGTCCGCCTACCTGCAAGAAAACCCGCTCACTTCGCAGCAAAAAAGCCTGCTGTTTGTGGACATGGCTTTTCCCCATATCTTTGAGCGGTTTTTACGCAAGAAAATTTACGTTCGGATGAGCTTGAATCAGGTGAAACAGTTCCTTCGCAGAGAAAAGCAAAAGACCAAAGAGCTGCTGCGAAGGGCGAGGGAGGGACAAACAGCCATCCAGCAGGAGGAAGCGAGCGCCTCTTCTGGAATCACGGCCGCTCCTTGTCACCGCGAAGCGATCCGTGGTAAGATGGGGTAA
- a CDS encoding transporter substrate-binding domain-containing protein — protein MKKWAFIWIALLLVMMTGCSQEAVGGVSGPSTIQKVVDKKKLVIGTSPGYFPFEMKDKEGKFVGYDMDLGRAIADALKVEVEFKEFEFSGLIPALQTGDIDMVISGVTIRGDRALAVSFSDPYYSAGQVIMVPKKDGSTKTWQDLDQPGKKITVSQGTTGALLAKQLFKNAQVMDFDGFTNAALAVKQGQADAIVFDEPGIRVYEILNGDSVRGVYDVLSSENLGIAVPLNDHATVQWLNSFLASYRNGPADQASIHKWFKSNEWINQVQQSN, from the coding sequence ATGAAGAAATGGGCGTTCATATGGATCGCTTTGCTGCTGGTGATGATGACGGGATGTTCCCAGGAGGCCGTAGGGGGAGTGAGCGGCCCCTCGACCATCCAAAAAGTAGTGGACAAGAAGAAGCTGGTCATTGGTACATCTCCCGGCTACTTCCCGTTTGAGATGAAAGACAAGGAAGGAAAATTCGTTGGATACGATATGGACTTGGGCAGAGCGATTGCAGACGCCTTGAAGGTGGAAGTGGAGTTTAAAGAGTTTGAGTTTAGCGGCCTCATTCCTGCGTTGCAGACGGGGGATATCGACATGGTCATCTCGGGTGTGACGATTCGGGGGGATCGCGCGCTGGCTGTCAGCTTCTCGGACCCGTATTACTCTGCAGGCCAAGTGATCATGGTGCCAAAAAAGGACGGATCGACGAAGACATGGCAGGACCTCGACCAACCGGGGAAAAAGATTACCGTTTCCCAAGGGACGACAGGAGCCTTGCTGGCCAAGCAATTGTTCAAAAATGCGCAGGTCATGGACTTTGATGGCTTCACCAATGCGGCGCTGGCCGTGAAGCAAGGACAGGCCGATGCGATCGTCTTTGACGAGCCGGGCATCCGAGTGTATGAAATTTTGAATGGCGACTCCGTCAGAGGTGTGTACGATGTCTTGTCCAGCGAAAATCTGGGGATCGCCGTACCGCTGAACGACCATGCCACGGTGCAATGGCTCAATTCATTTTTGGCCTCGTATCGCAATGGACCGGCTGATCAGGCGTCCATCCATAAATGGTTCAAATCGAACGAATGGATCAATCAGGTCCAGCAGAGCAACTAG
- a CDS encoding sensor histidine kinase — translation MVPTRSNGRVSLLTQMVLLISIVVLISMGIGTALFSNILDDILDRYIGQQAMTVAKLAAMNERIINAFDTADPSATIQPIAETIRVATGASYVVIGNKDGIRYSHYNPQLIGQVMGTSNDPVFLENRSVIYRGSGVSGPAIKAKTPILNKRGETIGVSSVGFVMSDVEKRVDEYKDRVVLASLLLLAIGILGAIVIARRVKRLIFGLEPEEISFLFTEKAAILESIRDATVAVDMHGRVVSMNKRARELLQEDLTVGKPIGSPQLRGIIQSVSQGRQEANVKILLGHEIFITDYSPILSDNRVRGVVFTFRPESEIEQLTEEITKISSFSDNMRAQHHEYLNRLNTIYGLILLGEHDKALEMISGEVKERQDILAFLMSSVKDPFIAACLLGKINRSKELKVTLELDQDSQLADIPEGMNTKVLVTILGNLIDNAMEAALENRGIEASVHVSFTDLGRDLIFDIEDNGKGVPGEMQSRIFESGVTSKPGENRGLGLALVKNAVELLHGHITIGKSDLGGARFTVAVPKHLELEEERGIPLCQTSLLPS, via the coding sequence ATGGTCCCTACCCGATCGAATGGCCGGGTCAGTCTCTTGACCCAAATGGTCCTGCTTATTTCCATCGTCGTGCTGATCAGCATGGGGATTGGAACGGCCCTATTTTCCAACATATTGGATGACATTCTCGACCGCTATATCGGCCAGCAGGCTATGACCGTAGCCAAGCTCGCCGCCATGAACGAGCGCATCATCAACGCCTTTGACACCGCCGATCCTTCGGCGACGATACAGCCGATCGCCGAGACGATCCGGGTCGCCACCGGAGCCAGCTACGTCGTCATCGGGAACAAGGATGGCATCCGCTACTCGCATTACAACCCCCAGCTGATCGGACAGGTCATGGGGACGAGCAACGATCCCGTCTTTTTGGAAAACCGCTCCGTCATCTATCGGGGCTCCGGCGTTTCCGGTCCCGCGATCAAGGCGAAGACCCCCATCCTCAACAAACGGGGAGAGACGATCGGAGTCTCTTCCGTGGGATTCGTCATGAGCGATGTGGAAAAACGGGTGGATGAGTACAAGGATCGAGTCGTCTTGGCCTCTCTCCTGCTTTTGGCTATCGGAATTTTGGGGGCAATTGTCATCGCCAGGCGCGTCAAGCGGTTGATCTTCGGGCTCGAACCGGAAGAGATCTCGTTTTTGTTTACCGAAAAAGCAGCCATTCTCGAATCCATCCGTGACGCTACCGTAGCGGTGGACATGCACGGACGCGTCGTTTCCATGAACAAGCGCGCCCGCGAGCTGCTGCAAGAGGATTTGACGGTAGGAAAGCCGATTGGCAGCCCGCAGCTACGCGGCATCATCCAGTCCGTCAGCCAGGGCAGGCAAGAGGCAAATGTAAAAATCTTGCTGGGCCACGAAATATTCATCACGGATTACTCTCCGATTCTCAGCGACAATCGAGTGAGGGGTGTCGTCTTCACGTTCCGCCCGGAGTCCGAAATCGAGCAGCTGACGGAAGAGATCACGAAAATCAGCTCCTTCTCGGACAACATGCGCGCCCAGCATCACGAATATTTGAACCGTTTGAACACCATCTACGGCCTCATCTTGCTGGGAGAGCACGACAAAGCTCTGGAGATGATCTCCGGCGAGGTCAAGGAACGGCAAGACATCCTCGCCTTCCTCATGAGCTCGGTAAAGGATCCGTTCATCGCCGCTTGCCTGCTCGGCAAAATCAACCGCTCCAAAGAGTTGAAGGTCACGTTGGAGCTGGACCAGGACAGCCAGCTGGCGGATATTCCTGAAGGGATGAACACGAAGGTGCTGGTCACGATCCTCGGCAACCTGATCGACAACGCCATGGAGGCCGCCCTCGAGAATAGAGGAATAGAGGCTTCTGTCCACGTTTCCTTTACAGACTTGGGCCGGGATCTTATTTTTGATATCGAAGACAACGGAAAAGGAGTTCCCGGCGAGATGCAATCCCGTATCTTTGAAAGCGGTGTCACATCGAAGCCGGGCGAAAATCGCGGGCTTGGGCTCGCTCTGGTGAAAAACGCCGTCGAGCTGCTGCACGGCCATATCACCATCGGAAAAAGCGACCTGGGCGGCGCACGCTTCACCGTCGCCGTGCCTAAACATTTGGAATTGGAAGAAGAGAGGGGCATCCCGCTATGTCAGACAAGCCTATTACCGTCATGA
- a CDS encoding cbb3-type cytochrome c oxidase subunit I — protein MWENIKDFASTFFVTGDPLIYGADVSIALTMVAIVFVLTKYKKWGWLWREWLTTVDHKRIGIMYLIASLLMLFRGGVDALLMRLQLAFPNVEFLHSDHYNAIFTTHGTIMILFMAMPMMFGLFNMVVPLQLGARDVAYPFLNAVSFWLFMLGAMLFNLSFVIGGSPDAGWLSYPPLSENQFSPGPGQNFWIWGIQISGIGSLATGINFIVTILKMRAPGMKLSKMPLFSWSVLSSCIMIIFAFPILTVTIALLFLDRFAGAHFFTMGGGGNPMMYLNLIWMWGHPEVYIVVVPAFGIFSEVVATFSKKTIFGYKSMVWALMAIAIASFFTWAHHFFTMGTSASVIAFFAISTMVIAIPTGVKVFNWLFTMFRGRISFKQPMLWTIAFIPCFVVGGATGVMLAVAPADYQYHNSYFLIAHFHQVLIGGVVFGYLAGIYYWWPKLFGFKLDEKLGRWGFWFWNIGFYVCFMPQYALGFMGMTRRYYTYGWDRGWADLNLISTVGAFLMGIGFIFQVWQIAYSIKHGERDTTGDPWNARTLEWSIPSPAPFYNFAVVPTVKSADDWWETKQAKANGTYKEEPVHLEPIHMPKNSGIPFIMSLFWFLVGFGFTFHWVWMAVIGFIGVALCMWARSFQYDTDYYVQVDEVRRTEASFGRFY, from the coding sequence GTGTGGGAGAACATTAAGGATTTTGCGTCCACGTTCTTTGTTACAGGTGATCCGCTGATCTACGGGGCAGACGTCTCTATTGCTCTGACTATGGTCGCGATCGTCTTTGTCCTTACCAAGTATAAAAAATGGGGTTGGCTGTGGCGTGAATGGCTGACTACCGTTGACCATAAACGAATCGGGATCATGTACTTGATCGCCTCGCTGCTCATGCTGTTCCGCGGTGGGGTCGACGCTCTCCTGATGCGTTTGCAGCTGGCGTTCCCGAACGTAGAATTCCTGCATTCGGATCACTACAACGCCATTTTCACAACGCACGGTACGATCATGATCTTGTTCATGGCGATGCCGATGATGTTTGGTTTGTTCAACATGGTCGTTCCGCTGCAATTGGGCGCGCGCGACGTCGCCTATCCGTTCCTGAACGCAGTCAGCTTCTGGCTGTTCATGCTCGGTGCGATGCTGTTCAACCTGTCGTTCGTCATCGGGGGTTCCCCGGATGCAGGTTGGCTGTCGTACCCGCCGCTGTCCGAAAACCAGTTTAGCCCGGGACCAGGACAGAACTTCTGGATCTGGGGGATACAGATCTCCGGTATCGGTAGCTTGGCTACGGGGATCAACTTCATCGTGACCATTTTGAAAATGCGCGCTCCTGGCATGAAGCTTTCCAAAATGCCGCTGTTCAGCTGGTCCGTACTGTCCAGCTGCATCATGATCATCTTTGCTTTCCCGATCTTGACAGTTACGATCGCGCTGCTGTTCCTTGACCGCTTCGCAGGCGCCCACTTCTTCACCATGGGCGGCGGAGGCAATCCGATGATGTACCTCAACCTGATCTGGATGTGGGGTCACCCAGAGGTATACATCGTAGTCGTACCAGCATTCGGTATTTTCTCTGAAGTCGTTGCGACGTTCTCGAAGAAAACGATTTTCGGCTACAAATCCATGGTGTGGGCTTTGATGGCCATCGCCATTGCATCGTTCTTTACCTGGGCTCACCACTTCTTCACGATGGGTACCAGCGCCAGCGTCATCGCGTTCTTCGCGATATCGACGATGGTCATTGCGATCCCGACCGGGGTGAAGGTATTCAACTGGCTGTTTACAATGTTCCGCGGCCGGATATCCTTTAAACAGCCCATGCTGTGGACGATCGCCTTCATTCCTTGCTTCGTCGTAGGTGGCGCGACCGGTGTCATGCTGGCTGTCGCTCCTGCCGACTATCAGTACCACAACAGTTACTTCCTGATTGCCCACTTCCACCAAGTGTTGATCGGTGGGGTCGTGTTCGGTTACCTGGCAGGGATTTACTACTGGTGGCCAAAACTGTTCGGCTTCAAGCTGGACGAAAAGCTCGGACGCTGGGGCTTCTGGTTCTGGAACATCGGTTTCTACGTCTGCTTCATGCCGCAATACGCACTGGGCTTCATGGGTATGACTCGTCGTTACTACACGTACGGATGGGACCGCGGTTGGGCTGACCTCAACCTGATCTCGACTGTCGGGGCGTTCCTGATGGGGATCGGTTTCATCTTCCAAGTATGGCAAATCGCTTACAGCATCAAGCACGGCGAGCGCGACACAACGGGCGACCCGTGGAATGCACGTACGCTGGAATGGTCGATTCCTTCTCCGGCACCGTTTTACAACTTCGCCGTCGTTCCTACCGTGAAATCTGCCGATGACTGGTGGGAGACGAAACAAGCCAAAGCGAACGGCACCTATAAAGAGGAACCTGTGCATCTGGAGCCGATCCATATGCCGAAAAACTCGGGTATTCCGTTTATTATGTCTCTCTTCTGGTTCCTGGTCGGATTCGGCTTTACGTTCCACTGGGTATGGATGGCCGTCATTGGATTTATCGGCGTAGCGCTGTGCATGTGGGCACGTTCCTTCCAATACGATACGGATTATTACGTACAGGTGGATGAAGTGCGACGCACGGAGGCTTCTTTTGGGAGGTTTTATTAA